In Anaeromicrobium sediminis, a single genomic region encodes these proteins:
- a CDS encoding PSP1 domain-containing protein has protein sequence MVKVVGVRFKKAGKIYYFDPTDILVEKGQNVIVETARGVEFGEVVVGIKEISEEEIVAPLKCVIRIATGEDESINKENKEKQKFAFECCLEKINKHDLDMKLIDVEYTFDNNKIIFYFTADGRIDFRELVKDLASVFKTRIELRQIGVRDEAKMINGLGPCGRTLCCATWLGDFEPVSIKMAKEQSLSLNPTKISGICGRLMCCLKYEHEMYECMKENLPNVGEKINTPDGEGIVVDNNVLLESVKVRLVEDKDKNKLSEDIYIYKKHEIKKNCSDCKCPHKDGQECAKQNKESKDNNKNNKHEIDKNCSDCKCPHKGQQECAKQNKQPKKNNKKTKE, from the coding sequence ATGGTAAAGGTTGTAGGTGTAAGATTTAAAAAGGCTGGGAAGATATATTATTTTGATCCTACTGATATATTAGTAGAAAAGGGACAAAATGTCATAGTAGAAACGGCAAGGGGAGTAGAGTTTGGAGAAGTCGTAGTAGGAATAAAGGAAATATCAGAAGAGGAAATAGTAGCTCCTCTAAAATGTGTAATAAGAATTGCTACAGGAGAAGATGAGTCTATAAACAAAGAAAATAAGGAAAAGCAAAAGTTTGCATTTGAGTGTTGTTTAGAAAAAATAAATAAACATGATTTAGATATGAAATTGATTGATGTGGAATATACCTTTGATAATAACAAGATAATATTTTATTTCACGGCAGATGGAAGAATAGATTTTAGAGAATTAGTAAAAGATTTGGCTTCCGTATTTAAAACTAGAATAGAATTAAGACAAATAGGAGTTAGAGACGAAGCAAAGATGATAAATGGCTTGGGTCCATGCGGAAGAACTTTATGCTGTGCCACATGGCTTGGAGATTTTGAGCCTGTTTCCATTAAAATGGCAAAGGAGCAGAGCCTTTCTTTAAACCCTACTAAAATATCAGGCATATGTGGAAGACTTATGTGTTGCTTAAAATATGAGCATGAAATGTATGAATGTATGAAAGAAAATTTACCTAATGTGGGAGAAAAAATAAATACTCCAGATGGAGAAGGAATTGTAGTAGATAACAATGTATTACTAGAATCTGTTAAAGTAAGACTTGTGGAAGATAAAGACAAAAACAAATTAAGTGAAGATATATATATTTATAAGAAACATGAGATTAAGAAAAATTGTAGTGATTGCAAGTGTCCTCATAAAGATGGACAAGAATGTGCAAAACAAAATAAGGAATCTAAAGATAACAATAAAAATAATAAACACGAGATTGACAAAAATTGTAGTGATTGCAAGTGTCCTCATAAAGGTCAACAAGAATGTGCAAAACAAAATAAGCAACCTAAGAAGAATAATAAAAAAACAAAGG